In the Chryseobacterium sp. MYb264 genome, one interval contains:
- a CDS encoding DUF1826 domain-containing protein has translation MDHQFSDNSQIGIVSSFSDLVISHFKGEMNALCWNRNLEGDFKEIVSQLQLKDNITEVSAEDLLALTLSEKGDIARQTILNDLQLLSDFGASPSLNLLKNYERDDEFDFISTDVYSFHVDRSPIGTDTFLCTYYGAASDIIPNHQVTQKILIPEIREKLKELHQDSEGDFETFLTEYFFDLHYEPHHGAKPLNLGLGHLWRLAVDHPEQKVLPCVHRAPAENDGEYRLLLIC, from the coding sequence ATGGATCATCAATTTTCTGATAACAGCCAAATCGGTATCGTTTCCTCTTTTTCTGACCTTGTGATTTCTCATTTTAAAGGTGAAATGAATGCGCTTTGCTGGAATAGAAATCTTGAAGGAGATTTTAAAGAAATTGTTTCTCAACTTCAACTGAAAGACAATATTACCGAAGTTTCTGCTGAAGATCTTTTAGCATTAACACTATCTGAAAAAGGCGATATCGCGAGACAAACTATTTTAAATGATCTGCAGTTATTGAGTGACTTTGGAGCTTCACCATCCCTTAATTTGCTTAAAAATTATGAAAGAGATGATGAATTTGATTTCATTTCCACCGATGTCTACTCATTTCATGTTGACCGCTCACCCATCGGAACCGATACTTTTTTATGTACTTATTACGGTGCAGCAAGTGACATTATTCCAAATCATCAGGTAACACAAAAAATTCTCATTCCTGAAATCCGCGAAAAGCTTAAAGAGCTGCATCAGGATTCTGAAGGAGATTTTGAGACTTTTCTGACAGAGTATTTTTTCGATCTTCATTATGAACCTCACCATGGTGCCAAACCTCTCAATTTAGGATTGGGGCATCTTTGGAGACTGGCTGTAGATCATCCTGAACAAAAAGTTTTGCCGTGCGTACACAGAGCGCCCGCAGAAAACGACGGAGAATACAGGCTGCTTCTTATTTGTTAA
- a CDS encoding helix-turn-helix domain-containing protein: MRKSIPTYDLSDISRHQFVVEKITLNSTEDHLIDKGIHRDSHYIFTIMESGHVKMMVDFNIIEAQDAVVFCVLPGQVHQGLFMKEVSGWFVAVKTDLVPDLIRQVFEESLMEIKPLSLHKDQVKKVAVIAELLRDVYTDEMLESKEGFFTAQSLLNSFMGTFAQWYSHENSAEVSSKGRMWELTRDFRILVRKNFKSVKSPSAYAEFLNISRGYLTEAVHEITGKSTQHWIHQEILMEAKRLLVFTSLTIKEIAYEIGYSDHTYFSRLFSKLENLSPSEFRDKNKK; the protein is encoded by the coding sequence ATGAGAAAAAGTATCCCGACTTATGATCTAAGTGATATTTCACGACACCAGTTTGTGGTGGAAAAAATAACCCTTAACAGTACCGAAGATCATTTAATTGATAAGGGAATTCATCGTGACAGTCATTATATTTTCACGATCATGGAAAGTGGCCATGTGAAAATGATGGTTGATTTTAATATCATTGAAGCACAGGATGCTGTGGTGTTCTGTGTTTTGCCGGGACAGGTGCATCAAGGGCTTTTTATGAAGGAAGTTTCGGGATGGTTTGTTGCCGTAAAGACAGATCTGGTTCCTGATCTTATTCGCCAGGTTTTTGAAGAATCATTAATGGAAATAAAACCATTGTCTTTACATAAGGATCAGGTTAAAAAAGTAGCCGTCATCGCGGAGCTACTTCGTGATGTGTATACGGATGAGATGCTTGAATCTAAGGAAGGCTTTTTTACCGCCCAGTCGTTACTCAATTCTTTTATGGGAACATTTGCGCAATGGTATTCTCATGAAAATTCCGCAGAAGTATCTTCTAAAGGCAGAATGTGGGAACTTACCAGAGATTTCAGAATACTGGTGCGCAAAAATTTTAAATCAGTGAAAAGTCCATCAGCCTACGCTGAATTTTTAAATATTTCCCGGGGTTATTTAACGGAAGCGGTACATGAAATAACCGGGAAGTCCACACAGCACTGGATTCATCAGGAAATTTTAATGGAAGCTAAAAGATTGCTGGTCTTTACCAGTCTTACTATAAAGGAAATAGCATACGAAATTGGTTACAGCGATCATACGTATTTCAGCCGTTTATTTTCTAAACTGGAAAACCTGTCACCGTCAGAATTTCGGGATAAGAATAAAAAGTAA
- a CDS encoding AAA domain-containing protein: MSEKIAALDYLDELISIHTDSSLSVKTKYPLLRQLLEKVSKDLTSHETINFADLFSRLSYICTGFKTSRNIHGLRTAANQLLHHQIIPSEETYRYHVAVFAKFLQDTYGIAVPADLLEAERPAETYRSPSELLFPEARVSVVEIKENILICQLDQNSIALDMKIPEDQLIVVQINALGFNDEFASVANFWVGATLYLLNIMIDADQIFHPKYLILEPDYLVDVSAISECLQDYGHSELLYLKSKFEKVANSKHILLGNFANLVVDELFSGAEENVSFKTTFIKHFKSNPFEYTTCEDIASASDFTLFQQDCQRHFNTIKQVIHNDFPELNIDIENASLEPSFISEKYGIQGRLDILDRRNKTEAISKIIELKSGGTVFPDDGKSIKNNHQSQLFLYYLLISQAENIDISKLNNFLQGYILYSKADQGNLRGQAPYERGFQQILEVRNRIIILEHLLAEDNLEKTGQILSMVNPVNIINKEIHKNFRIRIEPQIHAFLNPYLQSSALAQKYFRSFVNYVAYEHYLSKVGSNEREKENSNNGLAGLWLNSFEEKDKKFEILYDLTIEENKIDEEEQIIRFKRTNPGNKHANFRTGDICVLYPRNKETDIVSKNRLFKCTIQSITKEYVTVYFRYRQRNKSYFESFGEEGKWAVERDFMESSFNSMYKNLYEFLNAKKIFADLLLLQKFPAASRDYGYKNKGISFEQERVINKALSADHYFLLNGPPGTGKTSIVIKNLVKELMETEKNVLVLAYTNRAVDELCEAVNAAAGSPERINFIRFGSRLSSSPEHHKNLLSEVINRREEKLKSDGKRLSRLEIEKLLAENMIYISTVASISSRDQIFKIKDFDYIIVDEASQILEPQIIGTLSKVPKFILIGDHKQLPAISLQNSDRSLTNDSDLENMGLQNRKNSLFERLFRFCENHKLLHAIDSLSYQGRMHQEIALFPNFAFYGGKLVEAYHTPNLDPNVKNALFRQVNTMNFTENSGASLRNLLANKRLIFFNNKQSDDLYAKFNEYEADLVVKIVKEVQALYQSNQKVFSPKESLGIIAPFRNQIAIIKQKLEEAEIPGYEEITVDSVERFQGSQRDIIIYSFSINNPFQLNGMVSLNDEGDVDRKLNVALTRSKEQLILIGNDSILSANIIYLRLIEYCKSKEGYIDIPVKEILAEDLLGLPTNGKPLEEDVEIQWDHSFDSAFKALVLDKIMADRRTEWPEKILGAGKDFTRNNIICYGLADFDETLNLDVHQNFKYGGSLDQLFLEYTPQDKVQLYCYWNMRKHYASSQYVFRTHFDYFSAEIKKLGNKVVFIDFGCGPLTAALAFSTLFKDEVQDSIHYIGVDSSTAMLEKAMTFSRSECFRLHDTFDFVKDFSQINKKRLENRFSSPSVVVFNCSYVLSGLDSKAIASLAEQITRFMIEYSFNKYMLVFQNPVNRDQQMRKLLAKIKLLNRSVFSGKAGIYYKDNDLDGYAKNEHLMYEVVSN, translated from the coding sequence GTGTCAGAGAAAATTGCAGCATTAGATTATTTGGATGAGTTGATTTCTATTCATACCGATTCCAGCCTTAGCGTAAAAACAAAATATCCATTGCTTAGGCAGCTTTTGGAAAAGGTGTCTAAGGATTTGACAAGTCATGAAACGATCAATTTTGCCGATTTATTTTCACGTTTATCATACATCTGTACCGGATTTAAGACTTCTAGAAATATTCATGGTTTAAGAACAGCCGCCAATCAGTTGCTGCATCACCAGATCATTCCATCGGAAGAAACGTATCGGTATCACGTGGCGGTGTTTGCAAAATTTTTACAAGATACATATGGAATTGCGGTACCTGCTGACCTGCTTGAAGCGGAGAGGCCTGCCGAAACTTACCGTTCACCCTCTGAGCTGCTGTTTCCTGAAGCCCGTGTTTCTGTTGTTGAAATAAAGGAAAATATTTTGATTTGCCAACTTGATCAAAACAGCATCGCTCTGGATATGAAAATTCCGGAAGATCAACTGATTGTTGTTCAGATCAATGCTTTGGGCTTTAATGATGAATTTGCCTCCGTAGCGAATTTCTGGGTGGGTGCAACATTGTATCTGCTGAATATTATGATTGATGCTGACCAAATATTTCATCCTAAATACCTCATTCTCGAGCCTGATTATCTGGTGGATGTTTCTGCCATTTCAGAATGTCTGCAGGATTATGGTCATTCAGAATTACTGTATTTAAAGTCTAAATTTGAAAAGGTTGCTAATTCAAAACACATCCTTTTGGGAAATTTTGCCAATCTCGTTGTGGATGAACTTTTTTCCGGTGCTGAAGAAAATGTGAGTTTTAAAACAACATTTATCAAGCATTTTAAGTCGAATCCATTTGAATATACCACCTGTGAAGATATTGCCTCAGCTTCTGATTTTACGCTGTTTCAGCAGGATTGTCAGAGACATTTCAATACAATAAAACAAGTCATTCACAATGATTTTCCTGAGTTGAACATTGATATTGAAAATGCCTCTCTCGAACCCTCTTTTATCTCCGAGAAATATGGTATTCAGGGGCGATTGGATATATTGGACCGAAGAAATAAAACGGAAGCCATTTCTAAGATCATTGAACTGAAATCGGGAGGAACTGTTTTTCCGGATGATGGCAAAAGCATTAAAAATAACCATCAGTCCCAGCTCTTTTTATATTATCTTTTAATTTCTCAGGCTGAAAATATTGATATTAGCAAGCTGAATAATTTCCTTCAGGGATATATTCTTTATTCAAAAGCGGATCAGGGGAACCTTCGTGGTCAGGCACCTTATGAAAGAGGTTTTCAGCAGATTCTTGAGGTTCGCAACAGGATCATTATTCTGGAACATTTGCTGGCAGAAGATAATCTGGAAAAAACAGGTCAGATTCTCAGCATGGTAAATCCTGTGAATATCATTAATAAGGAAATTCATAAAAATTTCAGAATCAGGATAGAGCCTCAGATTCATGCTTTTTTAAATCCATACTTGCAGTCTTCGGCATTGGCTCAGAAATATTTCAGGTCGTTTGTTAATTATGTGGCGTATGAGCACTATCTGAGTAAAGTGGGAAGTAACGAAAGGGAAAAAGAAAACAGTAATAACGGACTTGCAGGCCTTTGGCTCAATAGTTTTGAGGAAAAAGATAAGAAGTTTGAAATTCTTTATGACCTGACCATTGAGGAAAATAAAATTGATGAGGAGGAGCAGATCATCAGGTTTAAAAGAACGAATCCAGGTAATAAACACGCTAATTTCCGTACAGGCGATATCTGTGTTTTGTATCCGAGAAATAAGGAAACCGATATTGTCTCTAAAAACCGGTTGTTTAAATGTACTATTCAGTCGATCACTAAAGAATATGTCACTGTCTATTTTCGATACCGACAGAGGAATAAAAGCTATTTTGAATCCTTCGGGGAAGAAGGGAAATGGGCTGTTGAAAGAGATTTTATGGAATCTTCTTTCAATTCCATGTATAAAAATCTGTATGAATTTTTAAACGCTAAAAAAATATTTGCCGATTTACTTTTATTGCAGAAGTTTCCCGCGGCGTCAAGGGATTATGGCTATAAAAATAAAGGTATTTCTTTCGAGCAGGAGCGTGTGATCAACAAAGCTCTGTCGGCAGACCATTATTTCCTGCTGAATGGCCCGCCGGGAACGGGTAAAACGTCTATCGTCATCAAAAATCTGGTGAAAGAATTGATGGAGACAGAAAAAAATGTGCTGGTACTGGCTTATACCAACCGTGCAGTGGATGAGCTTTGTGAAGCTGTGAATGCGGCTGCAGGAAGCCCGGAGCGTATCAATTTCATCCGTTTCGGATCAAGACTTTCTTCCTCACCGGAACATCATAAAAATCTGTTGTCAGAGGTAATTAATCGCCGGGAAGAGAAGCTAAAATCAGATGGAAAGAGATTATCCCGCCTTGAAATTGAAAAGCTGCTCGCCGAAAATATGATTTACATTTCCACGGTGGCTTCGATCAGTTCACGAGATCAGATCTTTAAAATAAAGGATTTTGATTATATTATTGTAGATGAAGCTTCCCAGATCTTGGAGCCCCAAATCATTGGTACACTTTCTAAAGTTCCCAAGTTTATTTTAATCGGCGATCATAAACAGCTTCCAGCCATTTCACTCCAGAACTCAGACCGTTCTCTGACGAATGATTCTGATCTTGAAAATATGGGGTTGCAGAACCGTAAGAATTCTTTGTTCGAACGTTTATTCAGGTTTTGTGAGAATCACAAGCTTCTGCATGCGATTGATTCTTTATCCTATCAGGGAAGGATGCATCAGGAGATTGCTTTATTTCCCAATTTTGCCTTTTACGGGGGGAAGCTGGTGGAAGCGTATCACACACCGAATCTTGATCCAAATGTTAAAAACGCACTTTTCCGTCAGGTAAACACCATGAATTTTACTGAAAATTCAGGCGCTTCGCTGAGAAATCTACTCGCGAATAAAAGACTGATATTCTTTAATAATAAACAGTCGGATGATCTTTATGCTAAATTTAATGAATATGAAGCTGACCTCGTTGTGAAGATCGTAAAAGAGGTTCAGGCTTTGTATCAGTCAAATCAGAAGGTGTTCAGCCCTAAAGAGTCATTGGGGATTATTGCGCCTTTCCGTAATCAGATTGCGATTATCAAACAAAAATTGGAAGAGGCAGAGATTCCGGGCTATGAAGAGATCACGGTAGATTCTGTTGAACGTTTTCAGGGAAGCCAGCGGGATATTATTATTTATTCTTTTTCAATTAATAATCCTTTCCAGCTTAATGGAATGGTAAGTTTAAACGATGAAGGAGATGTCGACCGAAAGCTGAATGTGGCCTTAACGCGATCTAAAGAGCAATTGATCCTGATTGGGAATGACAGTATTCTCTCTGCTAATATTATTTATCTGCGTTTAATAGAATATTGTAAATCAAAAGAGGGATATATTGATATTCCGGTGAAGGAAATTTTAGCGGAAGATCTTCTTGGTCTTCCAACCAACGGGAAACCTCTTGAAGAAGATGTGGAAATACAGTGGGATCATTCTTTTGATTCTGCTTTTAAAGCCTTGGTTCTCGATAAAATAATGGCTGACCGAAGAACGGAGTGGCCGGAAAAAATTCTGGGTGCCGGGAAAGATTTTACGCGTAACAATATTATTTGCTATGGTTTGGCTGATTTTGACGAAACCTTAAATCTGGATGTTCATCAGAATTTTAAGTATGGTGGTTCTCTGGATCAGCTGTTTCTCGAGTATACGCCGCAGGATAAAGTGCAGTTATACTGTTACTGGAATATGCGGAAACATTATGCGTCTTCTCAATACGTTTTCAGGACTCATTTTGATTATTTTTCAGCTGAAATAAAAAAATTGGGGAATAAAGTTGTGTTTATTGATTTTGGATGTGGTCCATTGACGGCTGCACTCGCCTTTAGTACACTTTTTAAAGATGAGGTTCAGGATAGTATTCATTACATTGGTGTGGATTCTTCAACTGCGATGCTGGAAAAGGCAATGACATTCTCCCGCTCCGAATGTTTCAGGCTGCATGATACTTTTGATTTTGTTAAAGATTTTAGCCAGATCAATAAAAAGCGTCTTGAAAACCGTTTTTCTTCTCCTTCAGTAGTTGTTTTCAACTGTTCTTATGTGCTTTCAGGACTTGATAGCAAAGCAATAGCTTCTTTGGCTGAACAGATAACCAGGTTTATGATAGAGTATTCATTCAATAAATATATGTTAGTATTTCAAAATCCGGTAAACAGGGATCAGCAAATGAGAAAACTGCTGGCTAAGATCAAACTGCTGAACAGGAGTGTATTTTCCGGAAAGGCAGGAATCTACTACAAAGACAATGATCTGGACGGATATGCTAAAAATGAACATCTGATGTACGAAGTGGTTTCTAACTGA